The genomic interval TTTTTGGGGTGTTGGCTGCCTACGGGCTGACAATTCATAGTCTGAGTCTATACGGTCAGATTTACCCACCCATGCTGGTGTTCATTAAATTGATCGTATCTCGCAGTGGCAAGGCACTGACGGAAAAAACAGCGGAAAATGTCTGTCGAGCAATTCGGGAAGCGTTAGCAGGTCGGTTTGAAGTAGAAGAAATGCTGGCGGTTGAGTTTAACTTAGACGCCGGATTGGAACAGGTGGAAACTGAGTTTTATGTCGATCCAGTGTTTCACTTGCCTGCCCTGTTAATTGAAGCGGATAACCAGCCTGGTCTTTTCTACAAAGTAATGTATGCCATCTGGCAAGAAGATTTGCTGGTTGTAAACGCCAATTTATTAGTCTGGCGAGGGCGAACTCGTTTGATTCTCTATTTGTTAGGTCCCAATGAGAACCTGATACCGGAATATCTGGGGCAAAAGATTGCAGAAGGAGTAAAGCAACGGTTGTTGGGAAGACGGTTTTAGGAATTAGGGGCTAGGAGTCAGGAACTACGGGTTAGAGAAATACCAGTTCCAGTCCAGTTTTGGTGATAGTGGGGGCGATCTCCTTGGGGTTAGGAATTAGGGGTTAGGGAAATACTAGTTCCTAGCTCCTAGCCCCTGGCTCCTGGTAGGATGAACACATGCCAATCATAGATATTTTGGGCGTTCCGCACGCCTATGAATTGACGGAACCAACTCATTCAAGAGAAGTTTTGGTCTTTATACATGGCTGGTTACTCAGCCGTTCCTACTGGCAACCGTTAATTGAGTTGCTGTCGTCTGATTTTCAGTGTTTGTCCTATGATCTGCGTGGGTTTGGGGCTTCTCAATTGACGCAGCAGGTAAATTTGCAGCAGATGAGCGCTGACTACAGCCTGGCTGCTTACGCACGGGATTTGGGGATTTTACTAAAGTCGTTGAATCTTTCGCATGTATGGTTAGTGGGTCACTCTTTAGGCGGGAGTATTGCGCTTTGGGGGGCAGATCACTTGCCAGAACTGATTCAAGGTGTGATTTGCATCAACGCGGGTGGTGGAATTTACCTAAAGGAAGAATTTGAGCGATTTCGATCGGTGGGACAGCGCCTGGTAAAATTTCGCCCCCGTTGGCTCTGCTATGTACCCTTGCTGGATTTGCTATTTACACGAGCGAGTGTGGCAAAGGCGATCGCCCCCCGTTGGGGGCGGCAACGGTTGATTGATTTTGTAGTGGCTCACCCAGAAGCGGCACTGGGAACGTTACTGGATTCCACAACTGAGGTAGAAGTCCACCTTTTGCCTCAAATCGTCGCCCGTCTGAAGCAACCCGTGTATTTCATTGCCGGATCGCAAGATCCAATTATGGAGCCCCAATATGTGAACCACTTGGCGAGCTTTCATCCCCTATTCCAGGGCTGCGGCGCGAATGTGATGGAAATTCCTAACTGTGGGCACCTGGCAATGGTGGAACAGACCGATGTAGTTGCCGCCCAAATTCGGACAATTTTGGCTAGAAAATAGTTGCTTAATAGTGACCTGATGAGTGTTTCTAAATATCTCTTGCCGGGAAATTACCACAGATTTAGTTGAGCCGCCTGGTTGAAGAACTTTTGACAAATGCCCCAGGTAACGAGCGATGTCGTAACCAGTGTGGCAAACGCCAGCATGAACATAATCAAGATCTGGTATGCCGTTGCCGTGAGTGGATCGATACCACTAAGAAGTTGACCCGTCATGATTCCTGGCAAAGTAACGATGCCTACCACCATCATCGTGTTCAAGGTGGGGATTAATCCAGCGCGAATTGCGTCTTTGCGGTAGCGGGCAACCGCTTGCTGTGGGGTTGCTCCCAGACTTAAGTGGGTTTCAATTTCTAGCTGACTGCTGTTCAGCGTGCTCACTAACCGCTCTCCCGCTAAAGCTGCTCCATTCATGGCATTGCCCAGTACAATTCCAGCTAAGGGGATCACGTACTGGGGGTCATACCAGACCGGAGGCTGAACGATCAGCGAATTCGTATAAATTAGGGTTAACAGGGTACTGATTAGAATAGAACCACCAACCAGGGGCAGCAGTTGAGGAATTTTTGTGCTGATGCGGTTACGGGCTACCGATCGTCGCGATCGCCAACATGGCACCCAGAACTGCCAGCACCAACCAGGGTTCGCGAATAGCAAACACTGCTGCCAGCACGTAACCTACAACCAGCAATTGAATAATGGTTCTTCCAGTTGCGATCGCCAAATCCCACTCCAACCCCAACCGTTGCCATGCTGAAAGGGCAATCGCGATCGCCATCAGACCCAGTGCCCAAATCAGTTGAAGAGGAGAATTCATAAGGTGTCAGGTGTCAGGAGTTAGGGGTCAAGGATAAAACTTTTTACTGTTAACTCAAAACTTAAAACTCAAAACTCTTATTACATCATCCTCTCATCACTCCACTATGCTCCACCGCAACAAACA from Kovacikia minuta CCNUW1 carries:
- a CDS encoding ACT domain-containing protein; translation: MSLGLKSSTLELLKRFNRAFPQFYEQFVSSEIQLQNLRLAYHLYKTKQAVIELKQEGSKSALHFAYRNQSFLLSDIFGVLAAYGLTIHSLSLYGQIYPPMLVFIKLIVSRSGKALTEKTAENVCRAIREALAGRFEVEEMLAVEFNLDAGLEQVETEFYVDPVFHLPALLIEADNQPGLFYKVMYAIWQEDLLVVNANLLVWRGRTRLILYLLGPNENLIPEYLGQKIAEGVKQRLLGRRF
- a CDS encoding ABC transporter permease — translated: MPCWRSRRSVARNRISTKIPQLLPLVGGSILISTLLTLIYTNSLIVQPPVWYDPQYVIPLAGIVLGNAMNGAALAGERLVSTLNSSQLEIETHLSLGATPQQAVARYRKDAIRAGLIPTLNTMMVVGIVTLPGIMTGQLLSGIDPLTATAYQILIMFMLAFATLVTTSLVTWGICQKFFNQAAQLNLW
- a CDS encoding ABC transporter permease, which encodes MNSPLQLIWALGLMAIAIALSAWQRLGLEWDLAIATGRTIIQLLVVGYVLAAVFAIREPWLVLAVLGAMLAIATIGSP
- a CDS encoding alpha/beta fold hydrolase, encoding MPIIDILGVPHAYELTEPTHSREVLVFIHGWLLSRSYWQPLIELLSSDFQCLSYDLRGFGASQLTQQVNLQQMSADYSLAAYARDLGILLKSLNLSHVWLVGHSLGGSIALWGADHLPELIQGVICINAGGGIYLKEEFERFRSVGQRLVKFRPRWLCYVPLLDLLFTRASVAKAIAPRWGRQRLIDFVVAHPEAALGTLLDSTTEVEVHLLPQIVARLKQPVYFIAGSQDPIMEPQYVNHLASFHPLFQGCGANVMEIPNCGHLAMVEQTDVVAAQIRTILARK